A window from Sphingobacterium hotanense encodes these proteins:
- a CDS encoding sialidase family protein, which translates to MKKIYLSLLAVACYVGSIAQETTVFKSGEDGYASYRIPAIIKNKNGDLMAIAEGRVDHAGDYGNVDIVCKISNDQGKTWGSLQVIVDYENLQAGNPAVVVDLLNRNFKNGRIFLFYNTGNNHEGEVRKGKGLRENWYISSSDGGKTWSEAINITSSTHRPKQPEINPAYNFKEDWRTSANTPGHAFQFVSGPNKGRIYIAANHSAGAPDPQGKDWNAHAFYSDDHGKTFQLSENIPYAGSNESMAAQVDENEVYMSSRNQQLNPKLRIVSRSVDGGETWESSVTDPNLQDPINQASVLSWKKGKNFILAHLNAADQTRRNNLTLRLSKDKGKTWYFNKTIAKAPENMKGDYSAYSDLVLINKNQIGILYEKNNYKEIVFVKEDIK; encoded by the coding sequence ATGAAAAAAATCTACCTAAGCTTATTAGCAGTAGCCTGCTATGTGGGCAGTATTGCCCAAGAAACTACAGTTTTCAAATCTGGCGAAGATGGATATGCCAGCTATCGCATTCCTGCCATCATAAAAAATAAGAATGGCGACTTGATGGCGATTGCCGAAGGCCGTGTAGACCATGCCGGCGATTATGGAAACGTAGATATCGTTTGCAAAATCAGCAATGATCAAGGCAAAACCTGGGGCTCCTTGCAAGTAATTGTAGATTATGAGAACCTACAAGCCGGCAACCCTGCTGTTGTGGTCGACCTATTAAACCGCAACTTTAAGAATGGCCGTATTTTTCTTTTCTATAACACCGGAAACAACCATGAGGGGGAAGTACGAAAAGGAAAAGGATTGAGAGAAAACTGGTACATCAGTTCAAGCGATGGCGGCAAAACATGGTCGGAAGCAATCAACATCACATCATCTACGCACCGTCCAAAACAACCAGAAATCAACCCTGCCTATAACTTCAAGGAAGATTGGCGAACCTCTGCGAACACTCCAGGACATGCTTTCCAATTCGTCAGCGGTCCGAACAAAGGAAGGATATACATCGCTGCGAATCATAGTGCCGGCGCACCTGATCCACAAGGAAAAGACTGGAATGCACATGCCTTCTACTCCGACGATCATGGAAAAACATTTCAATTGAGCGAAAATATTCCGTATGCCGGATCGAATGAATCCATGGCCGCGCAGGTCGATGAAAATGAAGTCTATATGAGCTCCAGAAATCAACAGCTCAATCCAAAGTTGCGTATCGTATCGCGCTCTGTAGACGGCGGAGAAACATGGGAGTCATCAGTCACCGACCCCAACCTTCAAGACCCAATCAACCAAGCATCGGTGCTGTCCTGGAAAAAAGGTAAAAACTTTATCCTCGCACATCTCAATGCCGCCGATCAAACGCGACGTAATAACCTAACCCTGCGACTATCCAAAGACAAAGGCAAGACTTGGTATTTCAATAAAACAATCGCCAAAGCGCCGGAAAACATGAAAGGCGATTATTCCGCCTATTCAGATCTCGTATTGATCAATAAAAATCAAATCGGAATTCTATACGAAAAGAATAACTACAAAGAGATAGTCTTCGTCAAGGAAGATATTAAATAA
- a CDS encoding hybrid sensor histidine kinase/response regulator transcription factor, protein MHTQEARFFHLSTKDGLSQSTVFSMLQDHQDFIWIGTRDGLNRYDASKFRIYRTALSDSTSLSDSYITSLFEDSKKRLWVGTAIGLNLYFRDTDDFKRIAIGSNPAVEPLIYAITEDKNGYIWISSNQGLYRIQCNDDDISVQLAFNGRNISDQSFPNNAGNIQQLYHDLKNRLWVSTNGGLYVFSAGGETGLNKLIYSFQRKAGQLNNDEVRFVYEMKPGVFWIGTKEGGINVFNEASKSFTYLTTKSGFSEGATLSSNDVRSLIKDKRGGYWIGTINGLNYYEEGRGFRNYFKKENDINSLADNSIRPIFQDRRGSIWIGTYYGGISVYDRHLPVFQHYSKDGRPASLSYNVVSGIVQDKNGGYWIGTEGGGLDYMNSSKKVVRHYSHQQSQTNSLSNNHVKHIFIDSKSNVWIGTYSGGLNILKPDQQGFEHIKNDPNDATSLSSNNVYSIKEDHQGNFWIGTYGGGLNLKKAGTKGYYEQYMPGKRPPYNLSSEMVRTVFIDSRRNVWVGTENGLNVKWASKEAFDVFFPKVGDAHSISGSIILSIFEDSKGRLWVGTSKEGLNLFDYETKQFKRYTQKEGLPGNNIVGILEDANKLWISTNNGICSFNPEKGEFAPFNMKDGLLGNEFSIGAAFKSSDGEILFGGTHGITSFYPRQIGSSGYSPKVTFTDLRIHNQPIDPQRGTLLPFQLAVNPKFELPYNKNTFSIDFATLNYVTPEKNKYAYKLEGLEEDWNYVNIPTATYTNLSPGKYTLLIKGASNDAVWSQEINRLELTILPPWWLTWWSICIYVLLGLSIFYIIIQFIKSKSELKYQLELVNLETAHEKKVAEMKANFFTNVSHELRTPLMLILSPLQQILSTTADHDSKPTLRVMKKNAQRLLLLVNELLDVRKSELGLLKLQVAQYDLHAVILDVLESFKNDFQSKQIEVRLEVEDDLPDVWIDINQMEKVCFNILSNALRFTPEGGEIKLSLSQEEAQERYPEGMLQLCVTDSGPGIPKHELETVFEFFYQGDQNLSSKKYSSGIGLSLSKDIVELHHGEIYVESQNEETDKPSYTSFYIRIPLGKAHLKAEEILQVSPQNQPSLGDVETTAVVQNPTLPTEEAIEIAEHIPSKERKMVLLVDDNEEILQFLYQQLNKNYQVLLARDGEEAWKQVSENLPDLVISDVMMPNVDGISLAKMMKSNATTSHIPVILLTALSSTEDMKTGMHAGSDDYLTKPVNIEILALKIQNILFTQQSFRKHFVKEYLLKDKKEDEETANEEMGFLSKLVSFIEEHLAEEELNVMQLANQIGMSRPVLYRKVKQLTGLSIIEMINAVRLRTASTLLGNKELSIAEVAYSVGFSDPKWFSKTFKAFYGITPSQFINLEVEEKVKLMNANKLVK, encoded by the coding sequence ATGCATACGCAGGAAGCTCGTTTTTTCCACTTGTCTACGAAGGACGGATTATCACAAAGTACTGTCTTTTCCATGCTTCAAGACCATCAGGACTTTATTTGGATCGGCACCCGCGACGGACTTAATCGTTACGATGCTAGTAAATTCAGAATTTATCGAACCGCCTTATCAGATTCTACGTCGCTCTCGGATAGCTATATAACCAGTCTTTTTGAAGACTCAAAAAAGCGACTATGGGTCGGCACAGCAATAGGGCTCAATCTATATTTTAGAGATACGGACGATTTCAAACGTATCGCCATCGGCAGTAATCCCGCTGTGGAACCTCTGATTTATGCCATTACCGAGGATAAAAACGGCTACATCTGGATCAGTAGTAATCAGGGATTATATAGAATCCAATGCAATGATGATGACATTAGCGTACAATTAGCTTTCAACGGAAGAAATATCAGTGATCAGTCCTTTCCCAATAATGCGGGAAATATACAGCAGCTATATCATGATCTTAAGAATAGGCTTTGGGTAAGTACGAACGGCGGATTATATGTGTTCTCGGCGGGCGGCGAAACTGGTCTTAATAAGCTAATCTATAGCTTTCAACGCAAAGCAGGACAGCTCAATAATGACGAAGTACGCTTTGTATATGAAATGAAACCGGGCGTATTCTGGATAGGCACCAAAGAAGGAGGAATCAATGTTTTCAATGAAGCATCGAAGTCTTTTACCTATCTAACTACGAAAAGCGGATTCAGCGAGGGCGCAACATTGAGCAGCAACGACGTCCGCAGCCTTATTAAAGATAAAAGAGGCGGCTATTGGATAGGTACGATCAATGGCTTGAACTACTATGAGGAGGGCAGGGGCTTTAGGAATTATTTCAAAAAGGAAAATGATATCAACTCGCTTGCTGATAATTCGATTCGGCCGATATTTCAAGACCGTAGAGGTTCGATCTGGATCGGAACCTATTATGGTGGCATCAGCGTCTATGATCGGCATCTTCCGGTTTTCCAGCATTACAGCAAGGATGGCCGTCCTGCTAGTCTATCCTACAATGTTGTCAGCGGCATAGTACAAGATAAGAACGGCGGTTATTGGATAGGAACCGAAGGCGGTGGGCTGGACTATATGAATTCTTCAAAAAAGGTAGTCCGACATTATAGCCATCAACAGAGCCAAACCAATTCGCTGAGCAATAATCATGTCAAGCATATTTTTATCGATAGTAAATCCAACGTATGGATAGGAACCTATTCCGGCGGCTTGAACATACTGAAGCCTGATCAACAAGGATTTGAGCATATCAAAAATGATCCCAACGATGCGACGTCACTGTCCAGTAACAATGTTTACAGCATCAAGGAAGACCATCAAGGTAATTTTTGGATCGGAACCTATGGGGGCGGATTAAATCTGAAGAAAGCAGGTACCAAAGGCTATTATGAGCAATATATGCCCGGTAAAAGGCCTCCTTACAACCTTTCTTCCGAAATGGTCCGTACGGTCTTCATCGATTCAAGGAGAAATGTATGGGTCGGCACAGAGAACGGGCTTAATGTAAAGTGGGCGAGTAAAGAGGCTTTTGATGTTTTCTTTCCGAAGGTTGGCGATGCACATTCCATCAGTGGCTCTATTATCCTCAGTATCTTTGAGGACAGCAAGGGCAGGCTGTGGGTGGGAACTTCCAAAGAAGGCTTAAACCTATTTGACTATGAAACGAAGCAGTTCAAACGCTATACACAGAAGGAAGGGCTGCCGGGGAATAATATTGTCGGCATCTTGGAAGATGCCAATAAGCTTTGGATAAGTACAAATAACGGTATCTGTTCCTTCAATCCGGAAAAAGGGGAGTTTGCTCCTTTCAACATGAAGGACGGATTATTGGGTAATGAATTCTCCATTGGGGCGGCGTTTAAGAGCAGCGACGGTGAAATTCTGTTTGGCGGGACACATGGTATTACCTCATTTTATCCTCGCCAAATCGGGAGCAGCGGATACAGTCCGAAGGTGACTTTCACGGATCTAAGAATCCATAATCAACCCATCGATCCGCAGCGCGGAACCCTATTGCCTTTCCAATTGGCGGTGAATCCAAAGTTTGAGCTGCCCTACAACAAGAATACTTTTAGTATCGACTTTGCAACGTTGAATTACGTTACGCCCGAAAAGAATAAATATGCCTATAAATTAGAGGGGCTGGAGGAAGATTGGAACTATGTAAATATCCCAACAGCAACCTATACCAACCTTTCTCCAGGAAAATATACGCTTTTGATTAAAGGAGCGAGCAATGATGCGGTATGGTCGCAGGAGATCAATAGGTTGGAATTAACGATTCTTCCCCCTTGGTGGCTAACCTGGTGGTCGATATGTATTTATGTGTTATTGGGGCTGAGCATATTCTACATCATCATTCAATTTATTAAATCGAAGAGTGAGCTAAAATACCAGTTGGAATTGGTCAATCTAGAGACTGCCCACGAAAAGAAAGTAGCGGAAATGAAGGCGAATTTCTTTACCAATGTATCGCATGAGTTGCGGACGCCCCTGATGCTTATTCTTAGTCCTTTGCAACAGATTCTATCTACTACTGCCGACCATGATAGCAAGCCAACACTCCGTGTGATGAAGAAGAACGCACAGCGTTTGTTGCTGCTCGTCAATGAGCTCTTGGATGTAAGGAAAAGTGAATTGGGACTCTTAAAGCTACAGGTTGCTCAATACGACCTCCATGCAGTCATCTTGGATGTGCTCGAATCCTTCAAAAATGATTTTCAAAGCAAGCAAATAGAAGTTCGATTGGAAGTTGAGGACGATCTGCCGGACGTTTGGATCGATATCAATCAGATGGAGAAAGTTTGCTTCAATATACTTTCCAATGCGTTGCGGTTTACACCTGAAGGAGGGGAAATCAAATTATCGCTATCGCAAGAAGAGGCACAGGAGAGATATCCGGAAGGGATGCTGCAACTGTGTGTTACGGATTCCGGTCCAGGGATTCCGAAACACGAACTGGAAACCGTTTTTGAGTTTTTCTATCAAGGCGATCAAAACCTATCCAGCAAGAAATATAGTAGTGGAATCGGTCTTTCTCTTTCGAAAGATATTGTAGAGCTGCATCATGGTGAGATTTACGTAGAAAGCCAAAATGAAGAAACGGACAAACCTTCGTACACCAGTTTTTACATCCGAATTCCTCTAGGGAAAGCTCATTTAAAGGCGGAGGAAATATTGCAGGTCTCTCCGCAGAATCAACCTTCGCTCGGAGATGTAGAAACAACAGCTGTAGTGCAAAATCCTACGCTGCCAACCGAGGAGGCTATCGAAATAGCTGAGCATATTCCTTCAAAAGAGCGTAAAATGGTGCTGTTGGTCGATGACAATGAAGAGATTTTGCAGTTTCTTTATCAGCAATTGAACAAAAACTATCAGGTGCTGCTGGCGAGAGATGGCGAAGAGGCATGGAAGCAGGTTTCAGAAAACTTGCCCGATCTTGTTATTTCCGATGTCATGATGCCCAATGTCGACGGCATCAGCCTCGCAAAAATGATGAAATCTAACGCTACTACGTCGCATATTCCCGTAATTCTACTTACCGCGCTATCCTCTACAGAAGATATGAAAACCGGGATGCATGCGGGATCGGATGATTACTTGACCAAGCCCGTAAACATCGAAATTCTAGCGCTGAAAATCCAGAACATACTCTTTACGCAGCAAAGTTTCAGGAAGCATTTTGTTAAAGAATATCTATTAAAGGATAAGAAAGAGGACGAGGAAACAGCGAATGAGGAAATGGGTTTTCTCAGTAAACTAGTCAGCTTTATTGAAGAGCATTTGGCTGAGGAGGAACTCAATGTCATGCAGCTCGCCAATCAGATTGGTATGAGCAGACCCGTGCTCTATAGAAAAGTAAAACAACTGACAGGCCTCAGCATCATCGAAATGATCAACGCCGTAAGACTGAGAACCGCCAGCACACTGCTCGGAAATAAAGAACTCAGTATTGCCGAAGTTGCTTATTCCGTAGGATTCTCCGATCCTAAATGGTTTAGCAAGACTTTCAAAGCTTTTTATGGAATCACACCTTCGCAGTTCATTAATTTGGAAGTAGAGGAGAAGGTTAAGCTGATGAATGCTAATAAATTGGTTAAGTAG
- a CDS encoding MFS transporter, whose amino-acid sequence MKEQLNNKEAHPLIWIPSTWFAMGLPFVALSTAATLMYKNLGVSDSKIAFWTSLIMMPWTLKPLWGPFLELYKTKRFFVFVTQILTGLLFGLVGISLQLDAFFSISIGILAIIAISGATHDTAADGVYLNELSATLQAKYVGWQGAFYNIAKVFSGGALVYIAGQLEKNIGVVNAWMIVMFAYGLIMILLGIYNMRAIPSGQPAAETSSLKEGFSTLKDVIISFFQKKYIWFSLAFIVFYRFAEGQAIKIIPLFFKATREEGGLGLSTSEIGLLYGVFGAIAFVLGSILAGNYVAKYGLNRKTLLVLCAFFNIPFGAYAFLAIAMPTDLYLIAGAVIVEYFGYGFGFVGLILFMMQNIAPGKYKMAHYAFGSGLMNLGFMIPSMISGYLSDHLGYKEFFIWVLIATIPAFIVSWLVPLRKPDENEEMEPRK is encoded by the coding sequence GTGAAAGAACAACTCAACAACAAAGAAGCGCATCCATTGATTTGGATTCCATCCACCTGGTTCGCTATGGGATTGCCATTTGTTGCCTTATCGACAGCCGCTACCTTAATGTATAAAAACCTAGGGGTTTCCGATAGTAAAATCGCTTTTTGGACATCCTTAATTATGATGCCTTGGACATTAAAACCGCTTTGGGGTCCTTTCTTAGAGTTGTATAAGACCAAGAGGTTTTTTGTTTTTGTGACACAGATTTTAACCGGTTTGTTGTTTGGATTGGTTGGGATCTCCTTACAGTTAGATGCCTTTTTCAGTATTTCGATCGGAATTTTAGCCATCATCGCTATTAGTGGGGCAACCCACGATACGGCGGCCGACGGTGTGTACCTGAATGAGTTGAGTGCGACGTTACAAGCTAAATACGTAGGCTGGCAAGGAGCTTTTTATAATATTGCGAAAGTATTTTCCGGAGGAGCACTAGTATATATTGCCGGGCAATTGGAAAAGAATATAGGCGTTGTTAATGCCTGGATGATCGTGATGTTCGCTTATGGTTTGATCATGATACTTTTGGGAATTTATAATATGCGTGCTATTCCATCGGGACAGCCGGCAGCGGAAACGAGCTCGCTAAAGGAGGGGTTTTCTACTTTAAAAGATGTAATTATTTCTTTCTTTCAGAAAAAATATATCTGGTTTAGTTTAGCATTCATCGTTTTTTATCGTTTTGCTGAAGGCCAGGCGATTAAGATTATCCCGCTGTTTTTTAAGGCCACGCGCGAGGAAGGGGGATTGGGCCTAAGTACTTCAGAAATTGGATTGTTGTACGGTGTTTTCGGTGCGATTGCTTTCGTCTTAGGATCCATTCTAGCTGGTAATTATGTTGCAAAATATGGATTAAATCGAAAAACGTTATTGGTACTTTGCGCATTTTTCAATATACCTTTTGGAGCCTACGCTTTTCTGGCCATTGCAATGCCGACTGACCTTTATCTAATCGCGGGAGCAGTCATTGTGGAATACTTTGGATATGGATTTGGATTTGTAGGCTTGATTTTATTTATGATGCAGAATATTGCTCCCGGTAAATATAAGATGGCGCATTATGCATTTGGAAGTGGTTTAATGAACTTAGGCTTTATGATTCCATCGATGATCAGTGGTTATTTGAGCGATCATCTCGGATATAAAGAGTTTTTTATTTGGGTTTTAATCGCGACGATTCCTGCATTTATCGTCAGTTGGTTAGTACCACTACGCAAGCCGGATGAAAACGAAGAGATGGAACCACGTAAATAG
- a CDS encoding RagB/SusD family nutrient uptake outer membrane protein translates to MKALNTIITNFALAAALSMTASCSLDRFPETTFSDQEFWNTESDLKFAANRLYQQLEGFDLDNRGDDNVNQTVNLISNGAWSIPSTSSDWSQPYEMIFTANNILIKGEKAGVAEEIKNRYFAEAKFFRAYAYFQLVQRYGDVPFLTKTLDFNSPELNMARTPKAEIAKQLYEDLDYAKDWLPTAKSIPAADYGRVSKSAAQALKARIGLFLGTFAKYHGGSDAQTHLQQAVDGATYVMGQGHQLFSDYAKLFNQEGEGPGNSENILVKIYGVDASNVILAHNYSRDLENGRVAVTRNLIRQYLYTDGLPAYNERNELKPMRSAFYIAEGAEPSYNAVLDNRDPRLGLTVFRDGEQAYKGPWVPTTTLGARTAYATKKGFNIPDWQTSGSATTDRILIRYAEVLLTYAEAKYELNGSISDEDLDKSINLLRSRVGMNVKLSNAFAAANQLSMLEEIRRERNVELALEGFRYPDLIRWKLAENALTQDILGAKYNATDWVGADIKNLNLNADQILIVEDKSTRRFNPAKDYLYPVPLNEISLSGGAVVQNPNWK, encoded by the coding sequence ATGAAAGCATTAAATACTATTATAACCAATTTTGCTCTTGCTGCAGCCTTAAGTATGACTGCCAGCTGTAGCTTAGACCGATTCCCCGAAACCACATTCTCCGATCAGGAGTTCTGGAACACGGAGTCTGATTTAAAATTTGCCGCTAACCGTCTATATCAACAACTGGAAGGCTTTGACCTGGATAACCGTGGCGATGACAATGTCAACCAAACGGTAAATCTAATTAGTAATGGAGCGTGGAGCATTCCGAGCACAAGTTCGGATTGGTCGCAGCCTTATGAGATGATATTTACGGCAAACAATATCTTGATCAAAGGCGAAAAAGCCGGCGTAGCGGAGGAAATTAAGAACAGATACTTCGCAGAGGCGAAGTTCTTTAGAGCCTATGCCTATTTTCAACTGGTACAGCGTTATGGTGATGTCCCGTTCTTAACGAAAACATTAGACTTCAATTCGCCAGAATTGAACATGGCGAGAACTCCAAAAGCTGAAATTGCAAAGCAGCTTTATGAAGATCTTGACTATGCAAAAGACTGGTTGCCGACCGCAAAATCTATCCCTGCGGCTGACTACGGGCGCGTGAGCAAAAGCGCGGCACAGGCATTAAAGGCACGTATCGGTTTGTTTCTAGGCACATTTGCCAAATACCATGGCGGATCTGATGCGCAGACGCATTTACAACAAGCTGTTGATGGTGCCACCTATGTGATGGGGCAGGGACATCAACTGTTCTCGGACTATGCCAAGCTGTTCAATCAAGAAGGCGAGGGACCAGGAAACAGCGAGAATATCTTAGTTAAAATCTACGGGGTCGATGCATCCAATGTTATTTTAGCGCATAATTACTCTCGCGACTTAGAAAACGGTCGTGTGGCGGTAACCCGTAATCTTATTCGTCAGTATCTCTATACGGACGGTCTCCCAGCGTATAACGAGCGCAATGAATTAAAACCTATGCGTTCAGCCTTCTACATTGCCGAAGGCGCAGAGCCTAGCTATAATGCGGTTCTGGATAACAGGGATCCACGCCTAGGCTTGACGGTATTTCGCGATGGCGAGCAAGCTTACAAGGGGCCTTGGGTGCCCACAACAACATTAGGTGCTCGAACAGCATATGCGACTAAAAAAGGATTCAACATTCCAGATTGGCAAACCTCAGGTTCGGCGACGACAGATAGGATATTAATCCGCTATGCTGAAGTGTTATTAACCTATGCCGAGGCGAAATACGAACTAAACGGATCGATATCCGACGAGGATTTAGACAAGAGCATCAATTTATTGCGCAGTAGAGTTGGAATGAACGTGAAACTTTCCAATGCCTTTGCAGCGGCTAATCAATTGAGTATGCTTGAGGAGATCCGTCGTGAAAGAAACGTTGAATTAGCACTTGAGGGTTTCCGTTATCCTGATTTGATTCGTTGGAAACTAGCAGAAAATGCATTGACACAAGATATTCTGGGTGCAAAATATAATGCTACGGATTGGGTCGGAGCCGATATCAAGAACTTAAACTTGAATGCTGACCAGATTTTAATTGTGGAGGATAAAAGCACTCGAAGATTTAACCCTGCGAAAGATTATTTGTATCCGGTTCCTTTGAATGAGATTTCATTGAGTGGCGGTGCAGTAGTTCAAAACCCTAATTGGAAATAA
- a CDS encoding ROK family transcriptional regulator produces the protein MTLNFLNERQLGANTGVAYKNIRLKKQILSYFAQNETATIAELSKEFNVSIPKINECVTELINDQLVKDYGKTSASVGRKPNSYGLVANAAYFIGVQVGTENLSIAMINLKKDLVAKKEDIPFQLENNEESLQVICDNITEFIDKQPVNKEHILGIGINLSGRINYRTGYSYSYFNFYEDPLSTYFEKALGIPSYLENDTKALSYAEFSSGILGTEKDALYINIDNGIGLGIMINGQLYYGKSGFSGEFGHIPIFDNEIICKCGKKGCLETEASGRALRMKIIEEINAGATSTLTKKFSNIEDIRLNDIILAAKKDDNLAIESINHIGDKLGRGIASLINIFNPELIIIGGSLAKSGEYLSLPVKNAINKYSLSIVNRDTKITLSSNGEKLAAYGACLLLRDRLLEITE, from the coding sequence ATGACCTTAAATTTTCTAAACGAAAGACAACTCGGCGCCAATACTGGTGTAGCATATAAAAACATTAGGCTAAAAAAGCAGATCTTGTCTTATTTCGCCCAGAATGAAACGGCCACCATTGCTGAATTGAGCAAAGAGTTCAATGTAAGTATTCCAAAAATAAACGAGTGCGTCACGGAACTCATAAACGATCAGTTAGTCAAAGACTACGGCAAGACATCAGCAAGCGTAGGTAGAAAACCGAACTCCTATGGATTGGTTGCTAATGCTGCTTACTTCATCGGTGTGCAGGTAGGAACGGAAAACCTCAGTATCGCCATGATCAACTTGAAGAAAGATTTGGTCGCTAAAAAAGAGGATATCCCCTTTCAATTAGAAAACAACGAGGAATCCTTGCAGGTTATCTGTGACAACATAACGGAGTTTATCGATAAGCAACCCGTCAACAAGGAGCATATTTTGGGTATAGGTATCAACCTTTCCGGTCGAATCAATTATCGTACAGGCTATTCCTATAGTTATTTCAACTTCTATGAAGATCCGCTCTCGACCTATTTCGAAAAAGCATTGGGCATCCCTTCATACCTTGAAAATGATACAAAAGCGCTCTCCTATGCTGAGTTCTCTAGCGGAATCTTGGGTACCGAAAAAGATGCGCTATATATCAATATAGACAACGGGATTGGTCTAGGTATTATGATCAACGGGCAACTGTATTACGGTAAATCCGGATTCTCCGGCGAGTTTGGTCACATCCCGATCTTTGACAACGAGATCATCTGTAAGTGCGGAAAGAAAGGCTGTTTAGAAACTGAAGCTTCAGGCCGTGCGCTACGTATGAAAATCATAGAAGAAATCAATGCAGGAGCGACAAGCACGCTAACGAAGAAATTTAGCAACATTGAAGATATCCGATTGAACGACATTATCCTGGCAGCGAAAAAAGATGATAACCTCGCAATCGAATCCATAAATCATATAGGCGATAAATTAGGTCGTGGAATCGCGTCGCTAATCAATATATTCAATCCGGAATTGATTATCATTGGCGGCTCACTCGCTAAGTCGGGGGAATATTTAAGCTTACCGGTGAAAAATGCCATCAACAAATATTCACTTTCCATTGTAAACAGAGACACCAAAATTACCCTGTCTTCCAACGGTGAGAAATTAGCGGCCTACGGAGCCTGCTTATTATTACGCGACAGATTGCTGGAAATAACAGAGTAA